AGGAGGGCGACAGATTGATTTTGAATCCAGGGGAGAGCTGTGGATACCTCACGGGAAGATCTACCGTGGTCCTGCTCGACCCTGTCAATCGATCATACGAGGTGGTGGAGATTTGAGCCGGTCAATAATAACATCAGTTTAACCGTGCCATCGGAATGGATAAGTATAATTGGACAGCAAGTAACAATCTGAATGGAGGGAAAGATAAGTGGAAAAGAATTTTTTGAAGAAGGAGAAGAACATCGAGAAATTCATCTTCTACTTCACGCCCGAGGAAGTCGAAAAGGCGGAGGGCGAAGTTGTGAAATACGTGAACCAGCACTATTCGATACCGGGATTCAGAAAGGGCAAGGTCCCTGTAAGTATCGTGAGAAACTTCCTCGACGAGAGTTTCGATGAAATGGTTCTCGAGAACCTTTCCGATACCATAGAAAAAGAGATCAAGGAGGAGAAGCTCTATATTCCCGCGTCCATAGTCAGCCAGAAGCGAGAAGGAGATGTCGCTTCGATAGAGGTTGAACTCCACAGAGAGCCCGAATTGAAGATAAAGGATTTCGGTGAGCTCGAACTGATGATACCAAAAAGAGACGAGGTGGTCGCCAACTATGTCAGCAACAGGCTTGAAGAGTTGCGGAACGAACACGCGATCATCGAACCGAAAGACGGCCCGGTCGAAATCGGAGACATGGCAAAGATCGAGTACTCCATAATTAAAGACGGGAAGAAGATCGCCGACAAGAAGGTCCAGGAGGTTCAGATCACTGCGGAGGACGACAGGCCGATGGTGAAAAACCTGATCGGTCATTCCAGGGGTGATACTATTCAGTTCAACAGGACTTTCGAAGGATCGGACAACGAGTATTTTTACAGCATAGAGCTTAACGAAGTCTTCAAGAAGAGCCTACCTGAGATCGACGATGAATTTGCCCGAACGGTCGATCCCGATCTATCGACCCTCGATGAACTGAAGAAGAAGATCGAGGAAGAGGGAGTGAAATCCTTCGCCGGCTGGAAAAAGGACTTCCTTCGTCAACAGGCTATGGATAAAATAGACGATCTTGTGGAAATCGAGATAGCAGAATCCACGATCGGGTTTTTCGTCCAGAGGGCGATCGAGAACTCGAAAAAGGACAAGAGCTACGACGGGTATCTTAAGCAGGCAGAAAGCCTGGAAAAACTCGTAGAAGAATTCAGGACGGGGATAATCAATGAAGTGAAGAAGAACAGATTCATCGAGGAGATGGCCAGAATAGAGGGGCTCAAAGTGGAAGAGGATGAACTTGTATCCTACTCCGAAGAGATGTCTTCTTACTGGGGAATGTCGGCCGATAGAGCCCGCGAGATGATCAAATCCAGAGAGGATATCAGAGAGGACCTGACATCGACGATTCTTAGAAACAAAGTCCTGGATATAGTGGTTGAAAGGGCTAAAGTCGTTGAGATAGAGCCAAAGAAAGAGGCCCCGGAACAGTCCGAGCAAAAAGAAAAAGAGTAAAAACAAACCGATTCCGTCCGCGGGGAAGAGGTCTTCGACCCTTCCCTCCTGGATGGAAACCATCTTTTGGGGGTGGAGTTATGAAAAAGAAGATCGTAATATCGTCAATTTTGATAGCGGTTGCAGTGGTCATGTTCTTTTTCCTCAAGGCCGTTTTCAGGGGCGATTTGATACTGAACCCGATTATTGTCGAGAATCTCGGCCCATTCACGATAAGATGGTACGGGGTGTTGATAGCCGCCGCGATAATCACCGCCTATCTTCTTGCCAGGAGAAAGGCCTTTAAAGAAGGAATAAAAGAGGAACACATAATAGAAGGGATCTTTCTCGGGATAATCTTCGGAGTCATGGGAGCGCGGCTCTATTACGTGGCCTTCAATTTCGAGTTTTACAGGGGCGACTTCTGGAGTATATTCAGAACCTGGGACGGAGGCCTTGCGATACATGGAGCCTTCTTCGCCGCGTTGTTGGTAGCCTTTTTATATGTGAAGTTGAGAAAGAAGGCTCAACTCAACTTCTTTCAGGTAACGGACCTTTTTACAGCTGTCCTTCCCCTGGCCCAGGCCATCGGCAGGTGGGGTAACTTCATGAACTACGAAGCCTACGGCAGTCCGACAGATCTGCCCTGGAAGATGTTCGTGCCAGAACAGTACAGAATGCCCGGTTATTCGAAGTTCGAGTACTTCCACCCAACCTTTCTGTACGAGAGTCTGGCAAACATCGCCATTTTCGCTTTTCTTTACTGGTATCTCGAAAAGAGAAGAAATTATGGCGAGGTAACCGCGCTGTACATGATACTTTACTCGACAATCAGGTTCTTCGTCGAGGGACTGAGGCTGGACAGCCTTTACATAGGTCAGACGGAGCTGAGAACGGCAAAAGTCGTGTCCGTGGTCCTGTTTGTCGCCGGCATCGTGCTTTTCATCCTTGCCCGTTATAAAGGCAAACCAGTGAAAAGAGTTTCTTGAAAGCTATGGCCCTGTGCGAAAGTCGGTTTTTCACTTCGCATCCAAGTTCGCCGAAGGTTTTGTCGTACCCGTCGGGAATAAAAATGGGATCATAACCAAAACCTTCCGTTCCCGAAATGCCAGGGGCTATCCTTCCCTCCACGCTGCCTTCAGCTCCCAGAAGGCTACCGCTGGAGCAATCGTAGAAGAGAGCTGCGCAGATGAATCTCGCAGTTCTCTTTTTTTCTCCTTTCATACGGGCGAGTATCTCCTGCATTTTATCGCGGTAGGAGGCTCCTTCCATGAACCTCGCGGAATTGACGCCCGGAAAACCGCCTAAGGAGTCTATCACGAGGCCGGAATCATCTGAAAGGAGATACACACCGCTATTTCTGTACGCTTCGATCTTCTTCAGAGCATTTCCATAAAAAGTGCCGGCGTCTTCCGCAACAGACTTTCCCGGAATAATCGAAGTTATAAGATCCAGATCGAAGCCCTCCGGCAGCAGTTGCTCGATCTCCTTGAATTTATGATGATTTCCGCTCACAAGGTACAGCCTCATCTCTTCATCTCCCTGATCTTCGCGATCACCTTCGAAGGCGAAGAAGTCCTGAAGACGGCGGCTCCCATGATGAGTATGTCTGCGCCTCGTTCCACAAGTTCCCCCGCATTTGAAAGACTTACGCCACCGTCGACGGCTATTTCGTAGGAGTATCCTTGCTCATCTCTCAAACGATGTAACCGTTCTATCTTCAACGATGCCCGGGGTATGAACTTCTGGCCGGTGAATCCTGGGTTTACGGTCATAACCAGCACCCCGTCAACGAAGGGCAGTATCTCCTCGAGAGCCTGAACTGGTGTCGCCGGATTGATTACGACGAAGGCCGAAGCCCCCAGATCCTTTATCGAAGTTATTAGCCTATGGAGGTGAGGGTTCCCTTCAACATGCACGTGCAGGTTTCTTGCGCCGAGTTGTACGTACTCGGCGATGAACTTTCCAGGGTCTTCGATCATAAGGTGGACGTCCAGCGGCGGGTGGTCAATCCTGCCGAGCGCCTCCATGATCGGAGTGCCAAAGGTGATGTTCGGAACGAAGACTCCGTCCATGACGTCCACATGGAGCAGATCGGCATCGATAACCTTTTTCACTTCTCTCGAAAGGTTCGAAAGGTCCGCGGCTAGAATCGAAGGCGATATTTTGGCCACTATTTTTTTCCTCCTTCATTGTCTTTAAGCTCTCTGGTCATTCTAAAGTAACTGTCGTACCTGCTTTCGGATATATCCCCCGCTTCCAGCAGTTCTTTTACATAACAACCCGGCTCGTCTATATGGATGCAATCGGAAAAGGCGCACATTCCCCTCTCCTGCGCCAGTTCGGGAAAGTGATCCTGCAAGTCTTCCACTTCAATCGATGGCAATTCGAGGTTGGCAAAGCCCGGCGTATCGGCTATAAGTCCTCCGAAATCGAACTGGAGGAGCTCGGCGTAGGTTGTAGTATGCCGTCCCTTCTCGAGGGTCCTGGAAAGATCGGAGACTCTAAGCTGCAGACCGGGATTGAGAGTGTTCAAAAGGCTGCTCTTGCCCACGCCCGACATGCCAGCCATCGCGCTTATCTTGCCCTTCAACGCCTCGCGCATCCGTTCAATATTGATCTTCTTCTTAGAGGACACCGGGATTATCTCGTAGTATTCGCCATAAATACCGGTGAACTTCGAAAGCTCTTTCCCTTCGAGGAGGTCTATTTTGTTGACGACTACCACGACCGGGATTTTCGAAATGCTCGACATGACCAGGAAACGATCGGTTATGAAGTTTGGAACTTCCGGCTCTCTAAGAGAGAGCACGAGGATTATTTGCTCTATGTTAGAAATTCTCGGTCTCGGCAACTCGCTTTTTCGAGGAAGTATCGCCTCTATTCTGCCCTGCCCTGCGCTTGAGAGCGAATATTCGACCACGTCTCCCACAATTGGCCTGATTCCCTGCGCCCTGAATTTGCCAGGCATTGAACAAAGAACCCTACCGCCCGACGCTCGATCGACCACTTCCATATTCCTGCTACCGAACCTTACTACTATTCCCCTTCTTCTTTCCAAACCCTTCCCCCTTTCTGTCGTCTCAATTGACCGCAGGCGGCCGCGATATCAATCCCACGTTCGTATCTCAAGGCCGCCTCGATTCCCTTCGATTTTATGGCCTTCACGAACTCATCTATCGTTTTTTCGTCGGGCCTTTCATGTTCCCGATCGACTGGATTGACCGGAATGACGTTTACGAAGGCCTTCAGACCCTCGAGGTATTTCACGAGCCTCTCCACGTCTTCTTTAGAGTCGTTCATCCCCTTCACCAGCGCGTACTCGAAAGTCAATCGGTTTCCTGTCTTTCTCTGGTAATAATCAAGAGAAGCCCTGAGAGTCGAAAGTGGAAATCTTCTGTTTACAGGCATCAGAAGACTTCTGATACGGTCGTCGCAGCTGTGCAGAGAAACGGAAAGCCTGAGATCCCTGCCCGAGTCGGCCAGTCTCATAATTCCCTCCGGAAGGCCGGCGGTTGATATCGTGAAGTGTCTTATTCCCAAGTTCCTTCCAGCCGGTTCATGCAGGATATCTATCGAGGCGTACAGATTCTCCTCATTAAGAAAAGGTTCGCCCATTCCCATAAAGACTATGTTATCAACCTCCGAGCCGAGATCTTTCTCCATGAGCAGGACCTGTCCCACTATCTCGCCGGTTGAAAGATTCCTGGTGAAGCCACCGACACCCGTGGCGCAGAAGGAGCATCCCAGCGCGCATCCCACCTGCGAGGAGATGCAAAAAGTGAAGTGTTCGGGATGTCTCAAGAGCACCGATTCGATGTACTCACCATCGTGAAGACGCCAGAGAAACTTCTCAGTTCCATCGGAAGAAACCTGCTTATTGACGACTTCCATTAGCGGGAAATACAGTTCCTCCCGCAGCTTCGCGCGCAGCGCCTTCGAAAGGTTTGTCATTGAATCGAAATCGGTGATCTTCTTTCTGTAAACCCAGTCGAAGATCTGGTTGGCCCTGAAGGCTCCCTCGCCCAGCCGGCACATTAAATCCCTTAACTCGTTAAGTCCCGTCGAAAGCAAGTCTATCATTTGATCCTCCCGAGAAGGCAGATATAACCGGGGAGCGGTGATGAGTCGGGTAGCAGCCAGTAACCATAACCGTCGAAAAGCCCATCTATCCCGAAATCTTTCAGAAACGCCCCCATCTGCATGGCGGCATAACCGGGTATCTCTCTGACCAGCAAGGTGTTCTCTTCAAGACTCAGCGCCTGTGAGTAATAAATGAATTCCTCTAGAGGAGATTCTTTAAGCCTCCCGACAATTGACGCCCTGATCTCTTCTGCGCTTCTGATGAGGCTTTCTCTGCCTAGTGTATGGAAGAGCCATGGCTTGGAGTTGAGCCGGGCCGTTTGGCTGCCGGAGTACTTGAAAATTGGGAGGCCGGGTTTTTGCAGGATGAACTCCATCTCGTCCCGTCTCTCGATTCCATCGGCCGGTCTGCCTTTTTGAAAGACCACGAAGAGATCTGAAAACTTGCTCTTTTCGAACACGTAACCGTTCTCGAGCATTGCCCTTTCGCCGCTCTTCGAATAATACGTCTCGAGCGGAGGCGTCTGGTTATACTCCATCAGGCCTTCGAGATCAGTGATGTACTCGATGCCCCTCCAGAGATCGAAGAGCCATTCTGGATGGGAGTGTTTCACGTGAGCGGGTACATCTCGAGTAAGACCGCCCGAAGAGAGTTTCCGCAGAACGGCGTTGGCGAGCCGCCTGAACTCTTCGACGCCTATAAGCTGTACCGAAGAGTGAATAGCTGCGTAAGGAGGAACGTTATCGAGAAAGAGGAGCTGAAGGGCGCCCATTCTGAGAGCGTTCAACACCGACACCGGTAAACGGCCGGGCTTGCTCAGGTACTTCGAAAGTTCGTAGTCTATTCTGATCCGCTTTCTCAGCGTCTCGAAAATCAGATTGGAACAGAAGGCACGATCCTTGAATGAAAGAGTGGAGATAGCCATCTCCACTTTTTTCGAAGAAATGTACCCGTTGCTGTCAAAAAAGGAAAGCACTTCGAGAGCTATCGAACGTGATGTCTGCATCAATCCCTGCTTCCATAAGCCCCTGCGATCAGAAGCATTCTCAACAGCTGGAGAATGGCGGTCGCAGTGGAGGCTACATAAGTCATGGCAGCCGCTCCCAGAACCGAGCCTACGGCCTTCAGCTCAGTCGAAGGCATTCCCATGGAAGCCAGAAGCTTTTTAGCTCTGGAACTGGCGTTGAATTCTACCGGTAACGTTACTAGCGTGAAAAACACGAAAGCCGAAAAGACGAGTATCCCCACCCTTATAAGCAGCGGGGAGACAATCAGGAGACCGATGACAAAGAGAATCCAGGACAGACTCGATCCGAGCTGGGCCACCGGCACGACGGCGTTTCTCACAACCAGAGGGGCGTACTTCTCTTTATCCTGGATCGCGTGGCCTATTTCATGTGCGACAACACCCAGAGCGGCGATTGAGCTGCTGTCGTGAGTCGCCTGAGAGAGTCTCACCACTCTCTTTCTGGAGTCGTAATGATCGGTGAGGTTCCCCCTGACTCTCTCTATATGTATATCGTAAAGTCCCGCGTTGTCCAGCAATCTCCTGGCCAGCTGAGAACCGGTATAGCCGAAGGTCGACCTGACTTTCGAGTACTGAGAGAAGCGAGAACTCACCAGAAACTGGGCGTAAGCCGCTAGAATAATCGCCGGAATCAGTACTATGAACGTCGGATCCCAAAACATCCAATCACCTCCATATAAAATTATATATCCGTTGTATTTGACGGTCAAATGCCGATATCGTTTCGATGCTATACTCTTCTGAAGGGTCTAGAGGATGCCGCTGGATCGAGAGCGACTATTGTGTGGTGGGCGGTGAGCAATGGTGAGATGGCGGATCAAGTCCGGCATGACGGAAAGGAGGAAAGAACGCGAAAATGGTGACTGACGGGCTCCTGACGTCTGTCCCATTTTTCGCGAAGACCGAGATCCTGACTTGGAGCACGTCAGGATGACGTGAGCGGACTGTCATCCCGGGCTCCGACCCGGGATCCACTCCTTAGAAAACCGTGATTCTGAGTCAAGCTCAGAATGACGTCAAGTGGGTCCGGCATGATGGGAAGAAAGAAGGACTGTCATCCCGTAATGCTTTTATACGGGATCTCGTTCTTTTCGCTCCTAACGAAGAACCTGGACGCGCAGCGTCGGAACGTCGAACGGTTCTTTTGCTCTTTCCAAGAACGGGTGCATGCTCCGGACGAAGGACGGCTCTTTCTGCTCTTCCAATAGACTAAAGAGGAGGTATGAAAATGTTTTACGTAACCAAGGAGTTCATTTTCGATGCGGCTCATAACCTCGTGAGTTATCACGGCAAGTGTGAAAAACTACACGGGCATACATATAAAGTACAAATAACTGTGGTAGGAGAACCCGCCGAGGAGGGAATGGTGATTGATTTTCTAGAACTAAAGGCCATTGCCCGCTCGAAGGCCATCGATCTGCTCGATCACTCGTATATAAACGAGATCATATCCCAGCCAACGGCCGAGAATATCGCCAGATGGATCTTCGAAAGAGTGTCGCCCGAACTGGAAAGGGAGAACTGCCGGGTATATGAAGTCACCGTTTGGGAGACCCCGACGAGTTCTGCAAAATACAGGGTGGGAGAGATTTGATAACGGTCCCGACCGGCCGATATATCTCGACCGGTTCTTCGATCCACGCCATCGACCCTTCGGCCAAGATAGTTTCCTTCATCTTGCTGGCCTTTTCTTCGCTCTTTCTCAAAGAACCGGTCGACTTTCTCGTCTACGGAGCTCTCTGGACGGCGATCTATATTCTGTCGGCCGTTGCCCTAGGGGAGTACCTATCGACCCTTTGGGGCATCAGGTTTCTTCTCTTGCTGGTCTTAGTCTTTCAATCGTTCTTCACTCCCGGGAGGGTGCTGCTCGACCTGGGAGTTGTAAGGATTACCGTTGAAGGGCTGTTAAACGGTCTCACACAGTCGGGAAGATTGATTTTCGCGGTTCTCTTCGGTACAACGCTCTCACTCACCACCTCGCCGGTCGAGATTTCGACTGGTTTCGAAAGGATACTCAAAAGACTGGGGCTTGGTGAGTCCAGGGGCTCCAAAATCGGTCTGGCCGCCTCTCTCACGCTTACTTTCATTCCTCTGATATCTTTGCAGACCGAAAGGATCATAATGGCCCAGAAGGTTCGAGGTGTCGAGTTCGACAAAGGAGGCCTCTTCAAGAAGGTGAAGAACGCGCTCTCGGTCGTGATACCCGTGATAGTCACCTCGCTGAAAAAGGCGCAGGACACTGCAGCGGCCCTTCAGATACATTTCCGATCGTCCAATCGCACGGGGATTCACTTACGAGTATCGAGATGGAAATTGCCAGAAAACCTTCTGACAGCCACGGCCTTCATGGCCCTGCTGGGCGTTATCCTTCTGTGAAACCGAAAAGCTCTCCCAGCCTCGATGGATTTATCCTCGCCATAGCCCTGGAGGCGGCAAGTCTCAACCTGCCGTCGTTGGAGAGATCGATAATCACCGATTCTAGATCGCCGGCCAGATCCTCGAGCTTGAGAAAACCGCTTACTGAAGCTGCCAGCATTCTGACGGCCGCCTCTTCCTTCTTGTTTTTCAAGAGTCTAGAGATCAGGCCGCTGCAGTTGAAAAGTCTGAGCTTCTTGACTGCCCTTAAAGAGGCTTTTTTCAGTCGGGACGAAGTCGATCTTAGCGACTCCTCAACCACTGTTTCAATAGATTGATCCTTAAGATTGCCCAGCGCTTCCAGAGAGAGAGCCCTGACCCTATCGGAAGGATCTTCAAGTCCCTGATGAAGGATCTCAACCGAAGAGGGCTCCTGTAAACCCTTCAGGTACTGCGCCCCGTAGAACCGACATTCTTCGTCCTCAGAATTCATAAATCTCTCGGCCAATCCGAGAAGCTGTGAATCGTAGCCCTTTATCTTGCGGAAAACCTTCAACGAAGGCAGGGAGATATACTTGTCATCGGAATCGAGCAGTCTTTTCAGGGCCGGGACGGCTATCTCCTCCGGGAAGACCGATATAAGGTCGATTATACTCTCCTTTATCGAAGCCGAACGATACTTCGAAAGGCTTTCCAGAAGAGCGCTCATTGCCTGCGAATTCCGCTGGGTCATCCTCGAGGCGAAGGCCATCTTTTGGAGTTTTTTGGGTAGGGCAGAGAGCCTCTCCTCGTCGAGTTCCAGCTCGCCACGGTAGGCCGATAGTATAGTCTGAATCTCGTTGATGGGATCGTTCTCGAATTCCTTCAGAAGCTCTGTATCTCCCGATTCGAGGAGGGAAAGCACGAAGGTCTTCCTGACTTTTTTCGACGGGTCGGAAGCGACCCTTCGCGCCAGGTCTAGGTCTTCGTAACCGAACTCTATCAGTTCCTTGACTGCGGCGCTTCTCACTGTGTCGGAAGGGTCTTCAAGAGAGAGGAGTATCTTATCCTGTCCGATACCGCTCCTGGACATCGAGGTTATCACGCTTCTCCGCACTTCGGGCGAGGGATCCTCCAGAAAGGCTTCAAGGTCCTCGATGATTATCTCCCTGTCGGAGGCAGACTTTATCGCGCGTGCCCTGACGTATGATGAAGGCGAGCTCAGCATGTCTTTCAAGTTCATCTCGGTTCTGGAGATTATTTCCTCCTCTATCGCCTGAAGAAGTTTCCTTATATCTTTCGGCATCATAGAAAATCACCTTCCACTCTGAAAAGTAGTTCTCGACCATCTATCGTGAGCCTTATCGAATTGCCCTCGTTTGTAAAAAAGGCGCTCTCGTCGAACTCCATGACCTCGTTGTAGGAATTGCCCGATCTTCTCATGATCTTCTGCTTGCTTACGTAGTATCTTATCCTTCTTATCTTTCCATCGACCAAAGCGTCGAAAGACACGAAATCGGTAGAACAGGAGAAGTTGCCCGT
This portion of the Mesotoga infera genome encodes:
- the rsgA gene encoding ribosome small subunit-dependent GTPase A, which codes for MERRRGIVVRFGSRNMEVVDRASGGRVLCSMPGKFRAQGIRPIVGDVVEYSLSSAGQGRIEAILPRKSELPRPRISNIEQIILVLSLREPEVPNFITDRFLVMSSISKIPVVVVVNKIDLLEGKELSKFTGIYGEYYEIIPVSSKKKINIERMREALKGKISAMAGMSGVGKSSLLNTLNPGLQLRVSDLSRTLEKGRHTTTYAELLQFDFGGLIADTPGFANLELPSIEVEDLQDHFPELAQERGMCAFSDCIHIDEPGCYVKELLEAGDISESRYDSYFRMTRELKDNEGGKK
- a CDS encoding PilW family protein; this encodes MKKGISLVELLVSLVISALLLISMLKVFGIVNSFVFRISKEVRDSLAIFRTLDMLERDLKLATGNFSCSTDFVSFDALVDGKIRRIRYYVSKQKIMRRSGNSYNEVMEFDESAFFTNEGNSIRLTIDGRELLFRVEGDFL
- the tig gene encoding trigger factor, which gives rise to MEKNFLKKEKNIEKFIFYFTPEEVEKAEGEVVKYVNQHYSIPGFRKGKVPVSIVRNFLDESFDEMVLENLSDTIEKEIKEEKLYIPASIVSQKREGDVASIEVELHREPELKIKDFGELELMIPKRDEVVANYVSNRLEELRNEHAIIEPKDGPVEIGDMAKIEYSIIKDGKKIADKKVQEVQITAEDDRPMVKNLIGHSRGDTIQFNRTFEGSDNEYFYSIELNEVFKKSLPEIDDEFARTVDPDLSTLDELKKKIEEEGVKSFAGWKKDFLRQQAMDKIDDLVEIEIAESTIGFFVQRAIENSKKDKSYDGYLKQAESLEKLVEEFRTGIINEVKKNRFIEEMARIEGLKVEEDELVSYSEEMSSYWGMSADRAREMIKSREDIREDLTSTILRNKVLDIVVERAKVVEIEPKKEAPEQSEQKEKE
- the rpe gene encoding ribulose-phosphate 3-epimerase, with translation MAKISPSILAADLSNLSREVKKVIDADLLHVDVMDGVFVPNITFGTPIMEALGRIDHPPLDVHLMIEDPGKFIAEYVQLGARNLHVHVEGNPHLHRLITSIKDLGASAFVVINPATPVQALEEILPFVDGVLVMTVNPGFTGQKFIPRASLKIERLHRLRDEQGYSYEIAVDGGVSLSNAGELVERGADILIMGAAVFRTSSPSKVIAKIREMKR
- a CDS encoding zinc metallopeptidase, whose product is MFWDPTFIVLIPAIILAAYAQFLVSSRFSQYSKVRSTFGYTGSQLARRLLDNAGLYDIHIERVRGNLTDHYDSRKRVVRLSQATHDSSSIAALGVVAHEIGHAIQDKEKYAPLVVRNAVVPVAQLGSSLSWILFVIGLLIVSPLLIRVGILVFSAFVFFTLVTLPVEFNASSRAKKLLASMGMPSTELKAVGSVLGAAAMTYVASTATAILQLLRMLLIAGAYGSRD
- the lgt gene encoding prolipoprotein diacylglyceryl transferase produces the protein MKKKIVISSILIAVAVVMFFFLKAVFRGDLILNPIIVENLGPFTIRWYGVLIAAAIITAYLLARRKAFKEGIKEEHIIEGIFLGIIFGVMGARLYYVAFNFEFYRGDFWSIFRTWDGGLAIHGAFFAALLVAFLYVKLRKKAQLNFFQVTDLFTAVLPLAQAIGRWGNFMNYEAYGSPTDLPWKMFVPEQYRMPGYSKFEYFHPTFLYESLANIAIFAFLYWYLEKRRNYGEVTALYMILYSTIRFFVEGLRLDSLYIGQTELRTAKVVSVVLFVAGIVLFILARYKGKPVKRVS
- the rdgB gene encoding RdgB/HAM1 family non-canonical purine NTP pyrophosphatase, with protein sequence MRLYLVSGNHHKFKEIEQLLPEGFDLDLITSIIPGKSVAEDAGTFYGNALKKIEAYRNSGVYLLSDDSGLVIDSLGGFPGVNSARFMEGASYRDKMQEILARMKGEKKRTARFICAALFYDCSSGSLLGAEGSVEGRIAPGISGTEGFGYDPIFIPDGYDKTFGELGCEVKNRLSHRAIAFKKLFSLVCLYNGQG
- the queD gene encoding 6-carboxytetrahydropterin synthase QueD, producing MFYVTKEFIFDAAHNLVSYHGKCEKLHGHTYKVQITVVGEPAEEGMVIDFLELKAIARSKAIDLLDHSYINEIISQPTAENIARWIFERVSPELERENCRVYEVTVWETPTSSAKYRVGEI
- a CDS encoding HEAT repeat domain-containing protein; amino-acid sequence: MMPKDIRKLLQAIEEEIISRTEMNLKDMLSSPSSYVRARAIKSASDREIIIEDLEAFLEDPSPEVRRSVITSMSRSGIGQDKILLSLEDPSDTVRSAAVKELIEFGYEDLDLARRVASDPSKKVRKTFVLSLLESGDTELLKEFENDPINEIQTILSAYRGELELDEERLSALPKKLQKMAFASRMTQRNSQAMSALLESLSKYRSASIKESIIDLISVFPEEIAVPALKRLLDSDDKYISLPSLKVFRKIKGYDSQLLGLAERFMNSEDEECRFYGAQYLKGLQEPSSVEILHQGLEDPSDRVRALSLEALGNLKDQSIETVVEESLRSTSSRLKKASLRAVKKLRLFNCSGLISRLLKNKKEEAAVRMLAASVSGFLKLEDLAGDLESVIIDLSNDGRLRLAASRAMARINPSRLGELFGFTEG
- the rlmN gene encoding 23S rRNA (adenine(2503)-C(2))-methyltransferase RlmN, with amino-acid sequence MIDLLSTGLNELRDLMCRLGEGAFRANQIFDWVYRKKITDFDSMTNLSKALRAKLREELYFPLMEVVNKQVSSDGTEKFLWRLHDGEYIESVLLRHPEHFTFCISSQVGCALGCSFCATGVGGFTRNLSTGEIVGQVLLMEKDLGSEVDNIVFMGMGEPFLNEENLYASIDILHEPAGRNLGIRHFTISTAGLPEGIMRLADSGRDLRLSVSLHSCDDRIRSLLMPVNRRFPLSTLRASLDYYQRKTGNRLTFEYALVKGMNDSKEDVERLVKYLEGLKAFVNVIPVNPVDREHERPDEKTIDEFVKAIKSKGIEAALRYERGIDIAAACGQLRRQKGGRVWKEEGE
- a CDS encoding energy-coupling factor transporter transmembrane component T family protein, producing MITVPTGRYISTGSSIHAIDPSAKIVSFILLAFSSLFLKEPVDFLVYGALWTAIYILSAVALGEYLSTLWGIRFLLLLVLVFQSFFTPGRVLLDLGVVRITVEGLLNGLTQSGRLIFAVLFGTTLSLTTSPVEISTGFERILKRLGLGESRGSKIGLAASLTLTFIPLISLQTERIIMAQKVRGVEFDKGGLFKKVKNALSVVIPVIVTSLKKAQDTAAALQIHFRSSNRTGIHLRVSRWKLPENLLTATAFMALLGVILL
- a CDS encoding transcription antitermination factor NusB; protein product: MQTSRSIALEVLSFFDSNGYISSKKVEMAISTLSFKDRAFCSNLIFETLRKRIRIDYELSKYLSKPGRLPVSVLNALRMGALQLLFLDNVPPYAAIHSSVQLIGVEEFRRLANAVLRKLSSGGLTRDVPAHVKHSHPEWLFDLWRGIEYITDLEGLMEYNQTPPLETYYSKSGERAMLENGYVFEKSKFSDLFVVFQKGRPADGIERRDEMEFILQKPGLPIFKYSGSQTARLNSKPWLFHTLGRESLIRSAEEIRASIVGRLKESPLEEFIYYSQALSLEENTLLVREIPGYAAMQMGAFLKDFGIDGLFDGYGYWLLPDSSPLPGYICLLGRIK